In the Aliarcobacter cryaerophilus genome, one interval contains:
- a CDS encoding antibiotic biosynthesis monooxygenase family protein, producing the protein MFAVIFEVEINQERKDEYLKIASILKEQLVNQKGFISVERFQSLIDEKKLLSLSYWEDEESILAWKKNIDHMSAQKKGRESIFKDYKINIAKIQKSYTLKTSDFDK; encoded by the coding sequence ATGTTTGCAGTTATTTTTGAAGTTGAAATTAATCAAGAAAGAAAAGATGAGTATTTAAAAATTGCTTCAATATTAAAAGAGCAATTAGTAAATCAAAAAGGTTTTATAAGTGTTGAAAGATTTCAATCTTTAATAGATGAAAAAAAACTTCTATCATTATCATACTGGGAAGATGAAGAATCTATTCTTGCTTGGAAAAAAAATATTGACCATATGTCTGCTCAAAAAAAAGGAAGAGAGTCTATTTTTAAAGATTATAAAATAAATATTGCCAAAATTCAAAAATCATACACTTTAAAAACTAGTGATTTTGATAAGTAA
- the ybaK gene encoding Cys-tRNA(Pro) deacylase codes for MTPAINLLKKHKCDFKIHKYEHDPACTNFGDEAVEKLGLDANQVYKTLLAELTPKELVVCVIPVSKQLSLKEVADIFGVKKAQMAQKDEAQKVTGYLLGGISPLGQKKLLRTVLDESINDFKTIFISGGKRGLDIELNPKDLEVILKAKVGRIVAK; via the coding sequence ATGACCCCAGCAATTAATTTACTAAAAAAACATAAATGTGATTTTAAAATTCATAAATATGAACATGATCCAGCTTGTACAAATTTTGGAGATGAAGCCGTAGAAAAACTAGGTTTAGATGCAAATCAGGTTTATAAAACTTTACTTGCAGAACTCACTCCAAAAGAGTTGGTTGTTTGTGTAATTCCTGTTTCAAAACAGCTTAGTTTAAAAGAAGTTGCAGATATTTTTGGAGTAAAAAAAGCACAAATGGCTCAAAAAGATGAAGCACAAAAAGTAACTGGATATTTACTTGGAGGAATTTCACCTTTAGGACAAAAAAAGCTTTTAAGAACTGTTTTGGATGAGAGTATAAATGATTTTAAAACTATATTTATAAGTGGCGGAAAAAGAGGATTAGATATTGAATTAAATCCAAAAGATTTAGAAGTGATTTTAAAAGCAAAAGTGGGTAGAATAGTTGCTAAATAA
- a CDS encoding DMT family transporter codes for MSLQTKGVILAIISAICYGMNPLGALFLYEEGLNVNSVIFYRFIFASILLAIFMIIKKDSFYLKFKEIILLALLGLLFGISAISLFNSFLYMDAGLASTVLFIYPIFVAIIMALFFKEKNSIITILSIVFAFLGVVLLYESDGANVSNFGIFLVIVSSLCYAIYIVIINQYLKMSALKVTFYSMLFCTITILIHSFFDSSLNIMPLVNFNMWFYTIFLALVPTIISLLFLIKAIQLIGSTSASILGALEPLTAVLIGVYVFNEKITFWLVIGIVFILFGVILIVLKDYIDKFFKIKN; via the coding sequence TTGAGTTTACAAACAAAAGGAGTTATACTAGCTATCATCTCTGCTATTTGCTATGGAATGAATCCATTAGGAGCACTTTTTTTATATGAAGAGGGTTTAAATGTAAACTCTGTAATTTTTTATAGATTTATTTTTGCCTCAATTTTATTGGCTATTTTTATGATTATCAAAAAAGATTCTTTTTATTTAAAATTTAAAGAGATTATACTTTTAGCTCTTTTAGGTTTATTATTTGGTATTTCTGCAATTAGTTTATTTAACTCATTTTTATATATGGATGCTGGACTTGCATCTACTGTTTTATTTATTTATCCTATATTTGTAGCAATTATAATGGCGTTGTTTTTTAAAGAGAAAAATTCAATAATAACTATTTTATCAATAGTTTTTGCATTTTTAGGAGTTGTATTATTATATGAAAGTGATGGAGCAAATGTTAGTAATTTTGGGATATTTTTAGTAATAGTTTCATCATTGTGTTATGCTATTTATATAGTTATTATAAATCAATATCTCAAAATGTCTGCACTAAAAGTTACTTTTTACTCTATGCTATTTTGTACAATAACTATTTTAATACACTCATTTTTTGATAGCAGTTTAAATATAATGCCTTTAGTAAACTTCAATATGTGGTTTTATACAATATTTTTAGCTCTCGTTCCTACAATCATATCTTTACTTTTTTTAATAAAAGCAATTCAGCTAATTGGTTCAACAAGTGCATCTATTTTAGGAGCATTAGAGCCTTTAACCGCTGTACTAATTGGAGTTTATGTTTTTAATGAAAAAATAACTTTTTGGTTAGTTATTGGAATAGTGTTTATTTTATTTGGAGTTATACTAATAGTATTAAAAGATTATATTGATAAATTTTTTAAAATAAAAAACTAA
- a CDS encoding DNA alkylation repair protein, whose protein sequence is MATLLKNIYSKEFIEKLSISLQDKYKNFKKDEFKKAIFINNWESFELKQRMRHISKTLKVFLPFSYKEQIEILIEVKKDFKALEAMIFQDFVEVFGLDDFEISMKALELFTIDSSSEFAIRQFIIKYEDKTINQMKIWTKSKNEHIRRLASEGSRPRLPWAVALPNFKKNPQKVFEIIELLKNDSSKYVQKSVANNLNDISKDNPKMVVEFVKNNLNISKNLDWICKHGSRTLLKTGDKEVLNLFNFDKSHHINLTNFCCDKTIFLNEDFNFSFEINSDEPIGNIRVEYVIYYLKSNNNHNKKVFMISQNHIESTKKRFQKKQSFKNMTTRKHYIGTHFIGILINGVEVLKEEFFLHDPSN, encoded by the coding sequence ATGGCTACTTTACTAAAAAATATATATTCAAAAGAGTTTATAGAAAAACTTTCAATTAGTCTGCAAGATAAATATAAAAATTTTAAAAAAGATGAGTTTAAAAAAGCTATTTTTATAAATAATTGGGAAAGTTTTGAACTAAAACAAAGAATGCGACATATCTCAAAAACTTTAAAAGTTTTTTTACCATTTTCATATAAAGAGCAAATTGAGATTTTAATAGAGGTAAAAAAAGATTTCAAAGCTTTGGAAGCTATGATTTTTCAAGATTTTGTTGAAGTTTTTGGGCTTGATGATTTTGAAATTTCAATGAAAGCTTTGGAACTTTTTACAATAGATTCAAGTAGTGAGTTTGCAATAAGACAATTTATAATTAAGTATGAAGATAAAACTATAAATCAAATGAAAATTTGGACAAAATCAAAAAATGAGCATATAAGAAGGCTTGCAAGTGAAGGAAGCAGACCTAGACTTCCTTGGGCTGTTGCTTTGCCAAATTTTAAGAAAAATCCACAAAAAGTATTTGAAATAATTGAGCTACTTAAAAATGACTCTTCAAAATATGTTCAAAAAAGTGTAGCAAATAACTTAAATGATATATCAAAAGATAATCCAAAAATGGTAGTAGAGTTTGTAAAAAATAATTTAAATATTTCAAAAAATCTTGATTGGATTTGTAAACATGGAAGTAGAACACTACTTAAAACAGGAGACAAAGAGGTATTAAATTTATTTAATTTTGATAAATCTCATCATATAAATCTCACAAATTTTTGTTGCGATAAAACTATATTTTTGAATGAAGATTTTAATTTTTCATTTGAGATAAATTCAGATGAACCTATTGGAAATATAAGAGTTGAATATGTTATTTATTATTTAAAATCAAACAATAATCATAATAAAAAAGTTTTTATGATAAGTCAAAATCATATAGAATCAACAAAAAAAAGATTTCAAAAAAAACAGAGTTTTAAAAATATGACAACTAGAAAACACTATATAGGAACTCATTTTATAGGAATTTTGATAAATGGAGTAGAAGTTTTAAAAGAGGAGTTTTTCTTACATGACCCCAGCAATTAA
- a CDS encoding class I SAM-dependent methyltransferase, whose product MKPLRYKYQTIEFGDNDIHLRTLKDKQQFSDKDKKAEDLGISSATWSLFGVIWPSSEVLANFIFDYDFKNKRILEVGCGIGLSSLILNRLNADITATDYHPEAEKFLDINTELNKDDEIPFVRTCWSNEYQEELGKFDLIIGSDLLYERDHAILLSNFINAHANDKAMVILVNPNRGYQSKFTKQMETFGFSFNFIEPKNTDFLEEPYKGKIFKYSRE is encoded by the coding sequence ATGAAACCTCTTCGTTATAAATATCAAACAATTGAGTTTGGTGATAATGATATACACTTAAGAACTTTAAAAGACAAACAACAATTCTCTGATAAAGATAAAAAAGCAGAAGATTTAGGGATATCAAGTGCAACTTGGTCTTTGTTTGGAGTTATTTGGCCATCTAGTGAAGTTTTAGCAAATTTTATATTTGATTATGATTTTAAAAATAAAAGAATTTTAGAAGTTGGATGTGGAATTGGTCTATCAAGCCTTATTTTAAATAGATTAAATGCTGATATTACAGCAACTGACTATCATCCTGAAGCTGAAAAGTTTTTAGATATTAACACAGAATTGAATAAAGATGATGAAATTCCATTTGTAAGAACTTGTTGGAGTAATGAATATCAAGAAGAACTTGGTAAATTTGATTTAATTATTGGAAGCGATTTATTATATGAAAGAGATCATGCAATTCTTCTTTCAAATTTTATAAATGCTCATGCAAATGATAAAGCAATGGTTATTTTAGTAAATCCAAATAGAGGGTATCAATCAAAATTTACAAAACAGATGGAAACTTTTGGTTTTTCATTTAACTTTATAGAACCTAAAAATACAGATTTTTTGGAAGAGCCTTACAAAGGTAAAATATTTAAATATTCAAGAGAGTAG
- a CDS encoding globin, whose product MEFKISEAIFGTRPAVEKPSLKFLETIKEDGLREIISKHYDLLRQSSIKDLFPQDDEEFEQAKVNSADFFIQICGGPDYFNQHRGNPMMVKRHAPFKITPKARRVWLECYIEILKDLDIPEDLKKSFWNYLDIFSMWMINSPED is encoded by the coding sequence ATGGAATTTAAAATATCAGAAGCAATTTTTGGAACAAGACCAGCTGTTGAAAAACCATCATTAAAATTTTTAGAAACTATTAAAGAAGATGGACTTAGAGAAATTATATCAAAACACTATGATTTACTAAGACAAAGTTCAATAAAAGATCTGTTTCCACAAGATGATGAAGAGTTTGAACAAGCAAAAGTAAATTCAGCAGATTTTTTTATACAAATTTGTGGAGGTCCTGACTACTTTAATCAACATAGAGGAAATCCTATGATGGTAAAAAGACATGCACCTTTTAAAATAACTCCAAAGGCTAGAAGAGTTTGGCTTGAGTGTTATATTGAGATTTTAAAAGATTTGGATATTCCTGAAGATTTAAAAAAATCTTTTTGGAACTATTTAGATATCTTCTCTATGTGGATGATAAACTCACCTGAAGATTGA
- a CDS encoding outer membrane beta-barrel protein has product MRKIITSTILVGLLSSAFAMDTKIYAGASAAKVDNHSYTQYNIGHNTGTKLDNNIILAFGNSLGYGRVKTGLSATTVDMDGKVGYEFVQNLIAYGIGSGAVQFYDDSTYTGLGYGAALEYRISQTVSIEGSYKTMNMNKSNHSYDYDTANLGVKFGF; this is encoded by the coding sequence ATGAGAAAAATAATAACTTCAACTATTTTAGTTGGACTTTTATCTTCTGCCTTTGCAATGGATACAAAAATTTATGCAGGAGCAAGTGCCGCAAAAGTTGATAATCATAGCTATACACAATACAATATTGGTCACAATACTGGTACAAAACTTGATAATAATATTATTTTAGCTTTTGGAAATAGTTTAGGATATGGAAGAGTTAAAACAGGTCTTAGTGCAACAACAGTTGATATGGATGGAAAAGTAGGTTATGAGTTTGTTCAAAATTTAATTGCTTATGGAATTGGTTCTGGAGCAGTTCAATTTTATGATGATAGTACATATACAGGTTTAGGATATGGTGCTGCTTTAGAGTATAGAATTAGCCAAACTGTTTCAATAGAAGGTTCATACAAAACTATGAATATGAATAAAAGTAATCATAGCTATGATTATGATACAGCAAATTTAGGCGTTAAATTTGGATTTTAG
- a CDS encoding agmatinase family protein, which yields MKYRSLTEEIKLLELGLPPQEDDGFIGGNLDPKEASLILIPVPWEATVSFGEGTSKAPDNIRLASHQLDVENYHYIKPYKAGISMLEVDKHILKLSNKTRKKALRVIEAIECGESCKKDLKYVNEVSKAINSHVYEAALKRIKKDKFVAVVGGDHSCPLGLIKALDDTSKEDFGILHVDAHHDLREAYEGFTYSHASIFYNVLNECKNVSKLIQVGIRDYSKEEAQRMINLGDKGDCLYDTAMQAQIATGKSLEEVFTPYIEQLPKNVYISIDIDGLEPLNCPNTGTPVPGGLRYGELEHLIFMVVKSGRKIIGFDLVEVGDSKNGWDANVGSRVLYNLCGALLASQGKIEYR from the coding sequence ATGAAATACAGAAGCTTAACAGAAGAGATAAAATTATTAGAATTAGGATTGCCACCTCAAGAAGATGATGGATTTATTGGTGGAAATTTAGACCCAAAAGAGGCTAGTTTAATTTTAATTCCAGTTCCTTGGGAAGCTACTGTTTCATTTGGAGAAGGAACTTCAAAAGCACCTGATAATATAAGATTGGCAAGTCATCAGTTAGATGTTGAAAATTATCACTATATTAAACCATATAAAGCTGGAATTTCTATGCTTGAAGTAGATAAACATATACTAAAACTTAGTAATAAAACTAGAAAAAAAGCTTTAAGAGTAATAGAAGCAATTGAGTGTGGTGAGAGTTGTAAAAAAGATTTAAAATATGTAAATGAAGTTTCAAAAGCAATAAATTCACATGTATATGAAGCAGCTTTGAAAAGAATAAAAAAAGATAAATTTGTCGCAGTTGTTGGTGGTGATCACTCTTGTCCTTTAGGACTTATAAAAGCTTTAGATGATACTTCTAAAGAGGATTTTGGAATACTTCATGTAGATGCACATCACGATTTAAGAGAGGCTTATGAAGGGTTTACATATTCTCACGCATCTATTTTTTACAATGTTTTAAATGAGTGTAAAAATGTATCAAAACTTATTCAAGTTGGAATTAGAGATTATAGTAAAGAAGAAGCACAAAGAATGATTAATCTAGGTGATAAAGGTGATTGTCTTTATGATACAGCTATGCAAGCTCAAATTGCAACTGGAAAATCTCTTGAAGAAGTTTTTACTCCATATATAGAACAGCTTCCAAAAAATGTTTATATCTCTATTGATATAGATGGACTTGAACCATTAAACTGCCCAAATACTGGAACTCCAGTTCCTGGAGGATTAAGATATGGCGAGTTAGAGCATTTAATTTTTATGGTAGTAAAAAGTGGAAGAAAGATTATAGGTTTTGATTTAGTTGAAGTTGGAGATAGTAAAAATGGTTGGGATGCAAATGTTGGCTCTCGTGTGCTATACAATCTTTGTGGAGCTTTATTAGCAAGTCAAGGTAAAATAGAGTATAGATAA